One window of the Vigna radiata var. radiata cultivar VC1973A chromosome 1, Vradiata_ver6, whole genome shotgun sequence genome contains the following:
- the LOC106759126 gene encoding histidine-containing phosphotransfer protein 5-like: MKSLKLQLSETLKSMKQQGLVDDQFSLVYSLKSSIEDHFFIEIISEFCTCAREDIKLLTQIMNEEVWNYNLMKEYVYKVKGSSSSFGACTMAAALTAFERAIDSASKEECLKALKQTQREFNALQEKLHACLQLERRVVLSAIEEATL; this comes from the exons atGAAGTCCTTGAAGTTGCAACTTTCTGAGACTTTGAAATCCATGAAGCAACAG gGTCTGGTAGATGATCAATTCTCTTTAGTCTACTCCTTGAAAAGCAGTATAGAAGATCATTTCTTCATCGAAATTATATCAGAGTTTTGCACTTGTGCCAGAGAAGACATCAAACTTTTAACACAGATAAT GAATGAGGAGGTTTGGAACTACAATTTGATGAAAGAGTACGTTTATAAAGTTAAAGGCAGCTCTTCAAG TTTTGGAGCATGTACAATGGCAGCAGCACTTACTGCCTTTGAACGTGCCATTGATTCTGCCTCTAAAGAAGA ATGTCTGAAGGCACTTAAACAAACTCAGCGTGAATTTAATGCGCTACAAGAAAAACTTCATGCTTGCCTTCag CTTGAAAGAAGGGTTGTTCTCTCAGCTATTGAGGAAGCCACTTTGTGA